The following are encoded together in the Salvia hispanica cultivar TCC Black 2014 chromosome 6, UniMelb_Shisp_WGS_1.0, whole genome shotgun sequence genome:
- the LOC125196293 gene encoding UDP-glucuronate 4-epimerase 4-like, with product MSQLKPILSHLDPIIPSSTGKFKSAPYAFHRVRFHPRLTLWSFLLLFFVLLLFFCSPPAASPAGKRRSLHTLSPNWELKARNSAKGGGLTVLVTGAAGFVGTHVAMALKKRGDGVVGLDNFNSYYETGLKKARKSLLERQGVYIIEGDINDGALLAKLFEIVHFSHVMHLAAQAGVRYAMQNPNSYVHSNIKGFVSLLEACKNANPQPSIVWASSSSVYGLNSKVPFSEKDRTDQPASLYAATKKAGEEIAHTYNHIYGLSITGLRFFTVYGPWGRPDMAYYFFTKDILRGKEIKIFHGAARDFTYIDDVVKGCLAALDTAKTSTGSGGTKRGAAQLRIYNLGNTSPVPVGKLVSILEKLLKVKARKKVLQMPRNGDVLFTHANISLARNEIGYNPTVDLETGLARFVKWYVSYYASKKKTAW from the coding sequence ATGAGTCAACTGAAGCCCATTCTCTCACACTTGGACCCGATCATCCCCTCCTCCACCGGCAAATTCAAATCGGCGCCGTATGCCTTCCACCGCGTCCGCTTCCACCCCAGGCTCACCCTCTGGtccttcctcctcctcttcttcgtcctcctcctcttcttctgcTCTCCCCCCGCCGCCTCCCCCGCCGGGAAGCGCCGCAGCCTCCACACCCTCAGCCCTAATTGGGAACTCAAGGCCCGAAATTCGGCCAAGGGCGGCGGTCTCACCGTCCTCGTCACCGGCGCCGCCGGCTTCGTGGGCACCCACGTGGCGATGGCCCTGAAGAAGCGCGGCGACGGAGTGGTCGGCCTCGACAATTTCAACAGCTACTACGAAACCGGGCTGAAGAAAGCCCGAAAAAGCCTCCTGGAACGGCAGGGCGTGTACATCATCGAGGGCGACATAAACGACGGCGCTCTGCTGGCGAAGTTGTTCGAGATCGTCCATTTCAGTCACGTGATGCACCTGGCCGCGCAGGCGGGAGTCCGGTACGCAATGCAGAATCCGAATTCATACGTCCACAGCAACATCAAGGGCTTCGTCAGCTTGCTCGAAGCCTGCAAGAACGCAAACCCTCAGCCCAGCATCGTCTGGGCTTCCTCCAGCTCCGTCTACGGCCTCAATTCCAAGGTCCCCTTCTCGGAGAAGGACAGGACCGATCAGCCTGCCAGCTTGTACGCCGCCACCAAGAAGGCCGGCGAAGAGATCGCTCACACTTACAACCACATCTACGGCCTATCCATCACCGGCCTGCGCTTCTTCACCGTCTACGGGCCGTGGGGGAGGCCCGACATGGCCTACTACTTCTTCACCAAGGACATACTGAGAGGGAAAGAGATCAAGATTTTCCACGGGGCCGCCAGGGATTTCACCTACATTGATGATGTGGTGAAGGGTTGTTTGGCAGCATTGGACACGGCCAAGACGAGCACCGGCAGCGGGGGGACCAAGAGGGGGGCAGCCCAGCTGAGGATATACAATTTGGGGAACACCAGCCCCGTGCCTGTGGGGAAGCTGGTCAGCATATTGGAGAAGTTGCTCAAGGTGAAGGCCAGGAAGAAGGTGCTGCAGATGCCCAGGAACGGCGACGTTTTGTTCACTCATGCCAATATAAGTTTGGCCAGGAACGAGATTGGTTATAACCCCACTGTTGATCTTGAAACTGGGCTGGCCAGGTTTGTCAAGTGGTACGTTAGTTACTATGCGTCCAAGAAGAAGACTGCCTGGTGA